One stretch of Arachis hypogaea cultivar Tifrunner chromosome 20, arahy.Tifrunner.gnm2.J5K5, whole genome shotgun sequence DNA includes these proteins:
- the LOC140182980 gene encoding uncharacterized protein — MANNMNLNIVAFTLTEGQSNNRPPYFNGSNYSYWKERMRIFVQSIDYNIWKIILNGPDVPTKQNADGEVVAKEDSEWTDEEKKKVELNAKAINLMHCAISFEEFRKVSRCKTAKEIWDKLKLTHEGTKQVRETRIDMLMKEYEMFSMKEDESIDQMFERFSIIINNLDAMGRNYSEETLVRKILRSLTKKWEVKSTAISERNDLIKITYNELRGKLLAYETTHMSQDKDDKKKSIALKSRMTAQGEESDDSFSDEEMVLFARKMRRLLRYKNKGKESSSSKDVKKDQVKFTCHHCKEPGHFKSDCPQLKKGEKSKKDKKKVMMATWEDLENDTSSESSDQEAQLCLMADHNDEDEVDLSDLSIDELHYIIKDISVNSKKLLDKYAKCKKENKALRTENDLLLKKVKANETSNEKFLKEENIALRAELEKYKLKHEVTASTDLISENKKLNEQIKNLNEDLAKFVQGSQNLNKLLASQRVINEKTGAVLFVAKRSDNVYGITLDDLKVQNVTCFSSMESEKWMWHKRLGHASMFQISKLIKRGLVRGLPNIKFDKDIICDACQMGKQIKTSFKPKEDVSTKKPLELLHLDLFGPTRTQSLGGKSYGMCFILNIKENLGKFDPKTHEEIFLGYSTNSKAYRVYNKNSKTVEETMHVTFCEFNSAPSVCIDDSPGFEVEVPKNSEPVPQNPSSHEAAPASNENPNSAGDNLELSPVSAENTDAETIVDQEEPESSNQSRRPREWRFLKNYPEEFIIGNPSTGRTTRSSLKRVESNSIALLSKIEPQNIQEALADPSWVLVMKEELQQFEKNQVWSLVPYPNGKKVTGAKWIFRNKLGEDGSIVRNKARLVAQGYDQEEGIDFDESFAPVARMEAIRLLLAYAAHCGFKLF; from the exons atgGCCAACAACATGAATCTCAACATCGTGGCTTTCACTCTCACTGAAGGGCAGTCCAATAATAGACCTCCCTACTTCAATGGCAGCAACTACTCTTactggaaagagagaatgagaatATTCGTGCAGTCGATCGACTACAACATCTGGAAGATCATTCTCAATGGTCCAGACGTTCCCACCAAACAGAATGCTGATGGAGAAGTTGTGGCAAAGGAGGACAGCGAATGGacagatgaagaaaagaagaaggttgaACTCAATGCCAAGGCAATCAACCTGATGCATTGTGCAATCAGTTTTGAAGAGTTCAGAAAAGTGTCAAGGTGCAAAACGGCTAAAGAAATCTGGGATAAGCTCAAACTCACTCATGAAGGCACTAAGCAAGTGAGGGAGACTAGAATTGACATGCTGATGAAGGAGTATGAAATGTTCAGTATGAAGGAGGATGAGAGCATCGATCAAATGTTCGAAAGGTtctcaataatcatcaacaatctgGACGCCATGGGAAGAAACTACTCTGAAGAAACCTTGGTAAGAAAGATTCTGAGAAGTCTTACTAAGAAATGGGAAGTGAAAAGCACAGCCATCTCTGAAAGGAATGATTTGATCAAAATCACCTATAATGAGCTGAGAGGCAAGCTGCTGGCTTATGAAACCACTCACATGTCTCAAGACAAagatgacaaaaagaaaagtatagcacTAAAATCAAGAATGACAGCCCAAGGAGAAGAATCTGATGACAGTTTCTCAGATGAAGAAATGGTGCTCTTtgcaagaaaaatgagaagaCTACTGAGATACAAAAACAAAGGCAAAGAAAGCTCCTCATCCAAAGATGTCAAGAAAGATCAAGTCAAGTTCACATGCCATCACTGCAAGGAGCCTGGTCACTTCAAGTCAGATTGCCCTCAACTTAAGAAAGGAGAAAAATCCAagaaagacaaaaagaaggtgatgatGGCAACATGGGAGGACTTGGAGAATGACACCAGCTCAGAGAGCTCAGATCAAGAAGCTCAATTATGTCTGATGGCAGATCATAATGATGAAGATGAGGTAGATCTCTCTGACTTATCTATTGATGAACTGCACTACATTATCAAAGACATTTCTGTGAACTCTAAGAAACTCTTGGATAAGTATGCTAAATGTAAGAAAGAAAATAAGGCTTTGAGGACAGAAAATGATcttcttttgaaaaaggttaaGGCAAATGAAACTAGCAATGAAaagtttttaaaagaagaaaacattgCCTTGCGAGCTGAATTAGAAAAATACAAACTCAAGCATGAAGTTACTGCTTCCACTGATTTGATTTCTGAAAACAAAAAGCtgaatgaacaaataaaaaatttgaatgaagACTTAGCAAAGTTTGTTCAAGGTTCTCAAAATCTGAACAAACTACTTGCTAGTCAAAG AGTCATAAATGAGAAAACAGGGGCTGTTTTATTTGTTGCCAAAAGAAGTGACAATGTTTATGGTATCACTCTAGATGATCTAAAAGTTCAAAATGTAACTTGTTTCTCTTCAATGGAATCTGAAAAATGGATGTGGCATAAGAGGttaggacatgctagcatgttccAAATCTCTAAGCTTATAAAGAGAGGCTTAGTTAGAGGTCTTcctaatataaaatttgataaggACATTATTTGCGATGCTTGTCAAATGGGTAAACAAATTAAAACCTCTTTCAAACCCAAGGAAGATGTCTCTACTAAGAAACCATTGGAGTTGTTGCATCTTGATCTGTTTGgacctactagaactcaaagtcttGGAGGAAAGAGTTATGGCatg TGTTTCATTTTGAACATCAAAGAAAATTTAGGAAAATTTGATCCCAAAACACATGAAGAAATTTTTCTTGGTTATTCCACTaatagcaaggcctatagagtttataacAAGAACTCCAAAACTGTTGAGGAAACCATGCATGTCACATTCTGTGAATTTAACTCTGCTCCTAGTGTTTGCATTGATGATAGTCCAGGTTTTGAAGTTGAAGTACCAAAGAACAGTGAACCAGTTCCACAAAATCCAAGTTCTCATGAAGCTGCACCTGCTAGCAACGAAAATCCCAATTCTGCAGGAGACAATTTGGAATTATCTCCTGTTTCTGCAGAAAATACTGATGCAGAGACCATTGTTGATCAAGAGGAACCTGAATCCTCAAACCAGTCAAGAAGACCAAGAGAATGGAGGTTTCTGAAAAACTATCCTGAGGAGTTCATAATAGGAAATCCATCCACTGGTAGGACTACTCGTTCatctttgaaaagagttgaatccAACAGCATTGCTCTTTTATCAAAGATTGAACCTCAGAACATTCAAGAAGCTCTTGCTGATCCTTCATGGGTGTTAGTTATGAAGGAAGAATTGCAGCAATTTGAGAAGAATCAGGTCTGGTCATTAGTGCCTTATCCAAATGGAAAGAAAGTCACTGGTGCTAAATGGATTTTCAGAAACAAACTGGGTGAAGATGGATCCATAGtccgaaacaaagctagattggttGCTCAAGGATATGATCAAGAGGAAGGGATCGACTTCGATGAGTCCTTTGCGCctgtagctagaatggaagccatCAGATTGCTACTTGCTTATGCTGCTCATTGTGGTTTCAAGCTATTCTAA
- the LOC140182981 gene encoding secreted RxLR effector protein 161-like, translating to MHPNIKLDKDEHGRDVDETRYREMIGSLMYLTSSRPDIIQSVGVCSRFQSKPKESHLSAVKRIIRYVLGTTNYGLWFPKTDSFQLVGFCDADFAGDRIDRRSTSGMCCFLGKSLIVWSSKKQATLALSTAEAEYIAASSCCSQLLWLKTQLADYKLNVSNIPLFYDNMSAINISKNSVLHSRTKHIEVRFHSIREHVQNGNLDIQFVNSEGQLADIFTKPLIEQRFCKLRTELGILTSSLFS from the coding sequence ATGCATCCCAATATCAAACTTGACAAGGATGAACATGGTAGAGATGTTGATGAGACACGCTATAGAGAAATGATTGGATCTTTGATGTATCTAACCTCCTCAAGGCCTGATATCATCCAAAGTGTTGGAGTTtgctcaaggtttcaatcaaAGCCTAAGGAGTCCCATCTCTCAGCTGTCAAGAGAATCATCCGATATGTGCTTGGTACCACTaactatggtttatggtttcctAAAACTGATTCATTTCAATTAGTGGGTttctgtgatgcagattttgctggggaTAGGATTGATAGAAGAAGCACAAGTGGCATGTGCTGCTTTCTTGGGAAATCTCTCATTGTTTGGTCTAGTAAAAAGCAAGCTACATTAGCTCTTTCAACAGCCGAAGCTGAGTATATTGCAGCCTCCTCTTGTTGTTCTCAATTATTATGGCTGAAAACTCAACTAGCTGACTATAAACTGAATGTCTCAAATATTCCATTATTTTATGACAACATGAGTGCTATTAATATTTCCAAAAActctgttttgcactcaagaacaaagcacattgaagttCGTTTTCATTCtataagagaacatgtgcaaaatggAAATTTAGATATTCAGTTTGTTAATTCTGAAGGTCAGCTAGCTGATATATTCACCAAACCATTGATAGAGCAGAGGTTCTGCAAGTTGAGAACTGAACTGGGCATTCTTACTTCATCTTTGTTTTCTTAA